The Streptomyces sp. 11x1 genomic sequence GCGACCCTCGTCTGGGGGGCCTCGGACCGGACCCGGCGCCATCTGGGGGGGCGGCTTCGAGGGCGAGGACATGGACTACACCGTCCTCGCCACCGAACTCCCCCTCGTCGCCCTGGCCGGCGCCGCCCTCCCCGCCGCCGTCTGCCTGGCGATCGCGCTCCTGCTGGCCCGCCGACGGAGGTCGAGGGCAGGTGCGGGGCACGCGCCAGAGCCGAGGCACGCGCCGGAGCCGAAGCCGCGACCAGGGGCTGGTCCGGAGCCAGGCCCCAGGTCGGGGCCGCGGTCGGGCGCCGCCGGACCCTCAGATCTCGACCGCTAGGCCGTCCAGGCCCCGGATCACGAAGTTCGGCTTGCGGGTCGGCTCGGTGGTGAGGGCGAGGGTCGGGGCCCGCTCCAGGAGTGCCGTCATCGAGGCCGCGAGTTCGATACGGGCGAGGGGCGCGCCGATGCAGTAGTGGATGCCCGCGCTGAAGGAGATGTGCGGGTTCTCGCGGCGGGTGAGGTCCAGCTTCTCCGGGTCGGCGAACACGGCCGGGTCATGGTTCGCGGACCCGAACAGCATCGCGATCTCCGCGCCCCGGGGGACCGTCGTCCCGTCGATCTCGATGTCGTCCAGCACCCAGCGCTCGAACAGCTGCAGCGGGGTGTCGTACCGCATCAGCTCCTCCACCGCCGTCGGCACCAGCGAGTGGTCCGCACGCAGGGCCGCCAGCTGGTCGGGGTTGCGGAACAGCGCCCACCAGCCGTTGACCGTGGCGTTCACCGTGGCCTCGTGGCCCGCGTTCAGCAGGAGCACACAGGTCGAGATCATCTCCTGCTCGGTGAGCCGGTCGCCCTCGTCGTACGCGGCGATCAGGCCCGAGATCAGGTCCTCGCCCGGCTCCGCCCTGCGGTGCGCGATCAGGTCCCGCAGATAGTCCGAGAACTCCACCGACGCGCGCACCGCCCGCTTCGCCGTCTCCTCCGACGGGCTCAGCTCGTACATCCCGCAGATGTCCGCCGACCAGGGCCGCAACTGCGCCCGGTCCGACTCGGGGATGCCCAGCATCTCGGCGATCACCGCCACCGGCAGCGGCTCCGCGACGTCCGCCAGCAGGTCGCCGCCGCCGGCCTCGACCAGTGCGGCCACCAGCTCACCGGCCAGCTCCCGCACGTACGGCTTCAGCTGCTCCACCGTGCGCGGGGTGAACGCCTTCGAGACCAGCCGCCGGATCCGGGTGTGGTCCGGGGGCTCCAGGTCGAGCATCCCGTGGTCGTTCAGGGTGTGGAACGGCTCGTGCTCCGCCGGCGGGGCGGTGCGGCCGAAGTCGTCGTGCGTGAACCGGTGCTGGTACGTCCGCCCGAGCCGCCGGTCCCGCAGCAACGCCGAGACGTCCGCGTGGTGCGGGACGAGCCACTGGTTCGTGGGCTCGAAGTACCGCACCCGGCCCCGGGCCCGCAGCTCCGCGTACGCCGGGTACGGGTCAGCCACGAAGTCGGGGTCCCACGGGTCGAAAGCGAGGTCGGAAGCAGGTGCCATGAACGGACGCTAACCCGCGACCGGGCCCGCTGAACAGGGGGAACCGGCGTGTGACCTCTCCAAAACCGCTCCCGGTGCCCGGTCAGCCGGGGGTGACCAGCCGGGCCTCGTAGGCGAACACCGCCGCCTGTGTCCGGTCGCGCAGGCCCAGCTTGACCAGGATCCGGCTCACATGGGTCTTGATCGTGGACTCGGCGACCACCAGGCGCTCCGCGATCTCCGAGTTCGACAGGCCCTGGGCGATCAGGACCAGGACCTCGGTCTCCCGGTCGGTGAGCTCGCCGTACGCCAGCTGGGCGGCCGCCGAGGGGCGGGGGGCCTGGGCCAGCTTGGAGAACTCCGTGATCAGCCGCTTGGTGACGGACGGCGCGAGGAGTGCCTCCCCGGAGGCCACCACCCGCACCCCGTCGGCCAGTTGGCGGGCCGAGGCGTCCTTGAGAAGGAACCCGGAGGCCCCCGCGCGCAGCGCCTGGTACACGTACTCGTCCAGGTCGAACGTCGTCAGCACCAGCACCTTCGCCCCGCCGTCCGACGCGACGATCTCCCGGGTGGCCTCGATGCCGTTCAGCTCGGGCATCCGGATGTCCATCAGGACGACGTCCGGCGACAGTTCCCGGACCCGGTCGACGGCGTCCCGGCCGTTCACCGCCTCGCCGACCACCTCGATGTCCGGCATCGCGCCGAGCAGCACGGAGAAGCCCTCGCGGACCATCATCTGGTCGTCGGCGATCAGCACACGGATCGTCATGCGTCGGCCTCGCTCGCGCCGGCCACCGGCAGGAACACCGTCACCTCGTAGCCTCCGTCCGGCGTCTCGTTCGCCGTCATCTCGCCGTTCAGCATGGTGACGCGCTCCCGCATGCCGGTGAGGCCGTGGCCCGTGCCGTGGGTGGACTTCACCAGGTTCACCTCCGGTGGCGGGCCGTTGACCACGCGCAGCCCGAGGCCGCCCAGGACGTAGCCGATCTCCACGCGGGCCGTCGCCCCGGGTG encodes the following:
- a CDS encoding cytochrome P450, with the translated sequence MAPASDLAFDPWDPDFVADPYPAYAELRARGRVRYFEPTNQWLVPHHADVSALLRDRRLGRTYQHRFTHDDFGRTAPPAEHEPFHTLNDHGMLDLEPPDHTRIRRLVSKAFTPRTVEQLKPYVRELAGELVAALVEAGGGDLLADVAEPLPVAVIAEMLGIPESDRAQLRPWSADICGMYELSPSEETAKRAVRASVEFSDYLRDLIAHRRAEPGEDLISGLIAAYDEGDRLTEQEMISTCVLLLNAGHEATVNATVNGWWALFRNPDQLAALRADHSLVPTAVEELMRYDTPLQLFERWVLDDIEIDGTTVPRGAEIAMLFGSANHDPAVFADPEKLDLTRRENPHISFSAGIHYCIGAPLARIELAASMTALLERAPTLALTTEPTRKPNFVIRGLDGLAVEI
- a CDS encoding response regulator transcription factor, whose translation is MTIRVLIADDQMMVREGFSVLLGAMPDIEVVGEAVNGRDAVDRVRELSPDVVLMDIRMPELNGIEATREIVASDGGAKVLVLTTFDLDEYVYQALRAGASGFLLKDASARQLADGVRVVASGEALLAPSVTKRLITEFSKLAQAPRPSAAAQLAYGELTDRETEVLVLIAQGLSNSEIAERLVVAESTIKTHVSRILVKLGLRDRTQAAVFAYEARLVTPG